Proteins from a genomic interval of Benincasa hispida cultivar B227 chromosome 7, ASM972705v1, whole genome shotgun sequence:
- the LOC120082109 gene encoding transcriptional activator DEMETER-like isoform X3, giving the protein MNSQVNSSGDFYAGNLLLRNGNLYSSSRPPSNNSYAQHVRTYGLPMFQPNYNLNPVSMTQTNQMSIFTNSVHTTPPVSSHLESFAYNQVSTSSFLVRDESSSFRKDGEDDFIRMFQYESPRQRCDELLQSIVESSCVGNSTPFKGTKDFEKQRDLEIDLNRTPEQRPPKRRQHTPMIFSGERFTDLLNLPLDESLSLCEETQENFVTVPLDEATQKRHDELLKDLTDTLSAAISEPPTKEVEKGSDQIIDLNKTPEQKTPKRRKHRPKVIKEGKPKKSPKPVTPKISKDTPSGKRKYVRRKNIKEAATPPANIVEIKDSNTATKTKSCRRVIHFEMEKTGDEEQEKKQNEKDMPEENMENFCFMTRPNIPDFCTQSNGVYGTSQDVHDGPRLRPMVAENVRPTIQSNPTHMNHMTTSPILQSEREAAEAPLNKPGYNKAENWLNVLRILHQGNANQYQTGFSNGYTPVQQNIHAEDMEQYANQAKRNTYYKELTGINSGYCQPVPTHLSNINVARGSKRGRPPLTTHPTQSCSITTLDSSVSSQEVLQTGEFQRQGSNINVGSLEIPGKKFESGLYATLHKRYRTIQSNEGCSSHLNTIGCNPTNPVGFTAEMKQAMLNGHHIRSNQITAKEIIGDRHIHSVVHENNFQRRQVSHNLHPAIDRTCVTSGLNKVTSYRSFPHPKASEQGYAYRQSDNSILTVKQACQPMISGSLATNEVHKQGYSFGFQKFPAKTTGLLENEILRKMKSLSLNDDEGSIRTEQNAIVPYKGNGAVVPYAESEYSRKRKARPRVDLDPETERIWNLLMGKEGSEGIESHEKGKEKWWEEERKVFRGRADSFIARMHLVQGDRRFSRWKGSVVDSVIGVFLTQNVSDHLSSSAFMSLAARFPVKSTRNFRTQGEVETSIVANESAACVLYPADSIRWHAQELSTPRFEMPQTSINHQNDGVNSGTEKNFTELGGQIVEEEVISSQDSFDSTITQGTAGGRSCSGSNSEAEEPIVSYNSSSTHYSNFTDIKQMETTTTIKKSFSDLNGSSVIYEVSKHKQDSLTSEWNEIDDLSGHSLINFLVNIENQQKQVPDAPSNNQLRMTPNCGVVEVEGHEAFSEESISSGPSTVSGCSTEKNMARHSLNIGDLDRRSDKTSAEKNEARSQETTRMEHSESVSEHSVDLQGNGIQLRSHCEYNLDENYVPCERNNSSPLESASVSNPPAELDTPANKSALSNVVHVHAHTEKLLPGKGNIINFSNNEAHSLSQADNEGNISPSKAKRRKVTSEKKSAIDWDSLRKEVEANGQIKEKGKDAMDSIDYEAMRLADVHEISNAIKERGMNNMLAERIKEFLDRLVTDHGSIDLEWLRDVPPDKAKDYLLSVRGLGLKSVECVRLLTLHHLAFPVDTNVGRIAVRLGWVPLQPLPESLQLHLLELYPVLESIQKYLWPRLCKLNQRTLYELHYQLITFGKVFCTKSKPNCNACPMRGECKHFASAFASAVPDLLCQHQMKRAL; this is encoded by the exons ATGAATTCTCAAGTTAACAGCAGTGGGGATTTCTATGCGGGAAATTTATTGCTTAGAAACGGAAATCTTTATTCAAGTTCGAGACCACCAAGTAATAACAGCTACGCTCAACATGTACGCACAT ATGGACTCCCAATGTTTCAACCCAACTACAACTTGAATCCAGTATCGATGACACAAACAAACCAAATGTCGATTTTTACCAACTCAGTCCATACAACACCACCAGTCTCATCGCATCTGGAAAGTTTTGCATATAATCAGGTCTCCACATCATCTTTTCTAGTAAGAGATGAGAGTTCAAGTTTCAGAAAGGATGGCGAGGACGACTTCATCAGAATgtttcaatatgaatcaccTCGTCAACGCTGTGACGAACTTCTACAAAGCATTGTGGAATCATCATGTGTTGGCAATTCTACTCCATTCAAGGGAACGAAAGACTTTGAGAAGCAGAGAGATCTAGAAATTGATCTCAACAGGACACCAGAGCAGAGACCACCAAAAAGAAGACAGCATACTCCCATGATATTCTCAGGAGAAAGGTTTACTGATTTACTTAATCTTCCTTTGGATGAAAGTTTAAGCCTTTGCGAGGAAACACAGGAGAATTTTGTCACAGTTCCCTTAGATGAAGCAACTCAGAAACGACATGATGAACTCTTGAAAGATCTCACAGATACATTATCTGCAGCCATTTCTGAACCACCAACGAAGGAAGTGGAGAAGGGCAGCGATCAAATAATTGATCTTAACAAGACACCAGAGCAGAAGACACCTAAGCGAAGAAAACATAGGCCCAAGGTTATAAAGGAAGGAAAACCCAAAAAGTCTCCTAAGCCTGTGACTCCGAAGATTTCCAAGGACACCCCATCAGGAAAGAGAAAGTATGTACGGAGGAAGAACATCAAAGAAGCTGCTACTCCACCTGCGAATATTGTGGAGATTAAAGATTCGAACACTgcaacaaaaacaaaatcctGCCGGAGAGTAATACATTTTGAGATGGAAAAAACTGGAGATGAGGAGCAggaaaagaagcaaaatgagAAGGATATGCCAGAAGAAAACATGGAGAACTTTTGCTTCATGACGAGACCGAACATTCCAGACTTCTGCACTCAAAGTAATGGTGTCTATGGAACAAGTCAAGATGTTCATGACGGTCCTCGGCTAAGACCAATGGTGGCAGAAAATGTTCGACCAACAATACAAAGTAACCCTACTCATATGAATCACATGACGACCTCTCCCATATTGCAATCTGAAAGGGAGGCAGCTGAAGCCCCATTAAACAAACCAGGGTACAACAAAGCAGAAAATTGGCTCAATGTTCTTAGAATTTTACATCAGGGAAACGCAAATCAATATCAAACTGGATTCAGCAATGGATACACACCTGTTCAGCAAAACATCCATGCAGAAGATATGGAGCAATATGCGAATCAAGCTAAAAGGAATACTTATTATAAGGAGCTGACCGGGATCAACTCTGGATATTGCCAACCAGTCCCAACTCATCTGTCCAATATCAATGTAGCAAGGGGCTCAAAGAGAGGGCGCCCCCCACTCACCACGCATCCAACACAGTCGTGCTCGATTACTACACTGGACTCTTCAGTGTCATCTCAAGAGGTGCTTCAAACGGGTGAGTTCCAGAGACAAGGCAGCAATATAAACGTAGGATCCTTAGAAATTCCTGGGAAGAAATTTGAGTCTGGGCTTTATGCAACCCTCCATAAAAGATATCGTACTATCCAATCAAATGAGGGTTGCTCAAGCCATCTGAATACAATAGGTTGCAATCCTACCAATCCTGTTGGTTTTACTGCAGAAATGAAGCAGGCCATGCTCAATGGTCATCATATTAGAAGTAACCAAATCACAGCGAAAGAAATTATTGGTGACAGACATATTCACTCAGTGGTtcatgaaaacaattttcaaaggCGACAAGTCTCACACAATCTGCATCCAGCAATAGATAGAACATGTGTTACGTCCGGGTTGAATAAGGTTACCAGCTATCGCTCATTTCCACATCCGAAAGCTTCAGAACAAGGGTATGCATACAGACAATCTGATAATAGTATTCTGACAGTAAAGCAAGCTTGCCAACCCATGATATCAGGATCGCTAGCAACAAATGAAGTACACAAACAAGGCTACTCATTTGGCTTTCAGAAATTCCCTGCTAAGACGACAG GTCTGCTAGAAAATGAGATTCTACGCAAAATGAAGAGTCTCAGTCTTAATGACGATGAAGGAAGCATCAGGACGGAGCAAAATGCTATTGTTCCATATAAAGGAAATGGTGCAGTAGTTCCATATGCAGAGTCTGAATATTCAAGGAAACGAAAGGCACGACCTAGAGTCGACCTTGACCCAGAGACGGAGAGGATATGGAATTTATTAATGGGTAAGGAAGGAAGTGAGGGCATTGAAAGTCATGAGAAAGGCAAGGAGAAATGGTGGGAAGAGGAACGGAAAGTTTTCCGTGGTCGGGCTGATTCATTCATTGCAAGGATGCATCTCGTGCAAG GAGATAGAAGATTCTCACGATGGAAAGGATCAGTTGTTGACTCAGTTATAGGGGTTTTTCTTACTCAGAATGTTTCAGATCATCTTTCAAG CTCTGCCTTCATGTCTCTAGCAGCACGATTTCCCGTAAAATCCACTAGAAACTTCAGAACTCAGGGTGAAGTTGAAACGAGCATAGTGGCCAACGAGTCAGCAGCTTGTGTATTGTATCCTGCAGATTCTATAAGATGGCATGCTCAGGAACTATCCACGCCAAGGTTTGAGATGCCACAGACTTCAATAAACCATCAAAATGATGGAGTAAATTCAGGGACGGAAAAAAATTTCACAGAGCTAGGTGGTCAAATTGTGGAGGAAGAAGTCATATCCTCACAAGATTCCTTCGACTCCACAATTACACAGGGTACTGCAGGGGGCAGATCATGCTCTGGATCCAACTCAGAGGCAGAAGAACCCATCGTAAGTTACAATTCTAGCAGCACCCATTATTCAAATTTCACAGATATCAAACAAATGGAGACGACCACCACGATTAAAAAATCCTTCAGTGACTTGAATGGAAGTTCAGTTATTTATGAAGTCTCGAAACATAAACAAGATTCACTAACATCAGAATGGAATGAGATTGACGATCTTAGCGGCCATTCCTTAATTAATTTCCTTGTAAATATTGAAAACCAACAAAAGCAAGTGCCAGATGCTCCTTCAAACAATCAGTTGCGCATGACCCCCAACTGTGGGGTAGTGGAGGTTGAAGGCCATGAAGCATTCAGTGAAGAGAGCATATCTTCAGGGCCGTCAACAGTATCTGGATGTTCTACAGAAAAGAATATGGCTCGTCATAGCTTAAACATTGGGGATCTTGACCGAAGATCGGATAAAACCAGTGCTGAAAAGAATGAAGCAAGATCACAAGAAACAACCAGGATGGAGCATAGCGAGTCTGTCAGTGAGCACTCAGTGGACCTGCAGGGTAATGGTATCCAATTGAGATCTCACTGTGAATATAATCTTGATGAAAATTATGTACCATGTGAGAGGAACAATAGTTCCCCATTAGAAAGTGCGTCAGTTTCCAATCCTCCCGCAGAACTAGATACACCAGCCAATAAAAGTGCCCTCTCAAATGTCGTTCATGTGCATGCCCACACAGAAAAGTTGCTGCCTGGGAAGGgcaatataataaacttttcaaataatgAGGCCCATTCTCTATCTCAGGCAGATAATGAGGGAAATATTAGCCCTTCAAAggcaaaaagaagaaaggtCACTAGTGAGAAAAAGAGTGCAATTGATTGGGATAGTTTGAGAAAGGAAGTGGAAGCCAATggacaaataaaagaaaaaggcaaGGATGCCATGGATTCAATAGACTATGAAGCAATGAGACTAGCCGACGTTCACGAAATTTCTAATGCTATCAAGGAACGAGGAATGAACAACATGCTAGCTGAACGAATTAAG GAGTTTTTGGATCGTCTGGTAACAGATCATGGGAGCATTGATCTTGAATGGTTAAGAGATGTTCCCCCGGACAAAGCAAA GGATTATCTACTGAGCGTACGAGGATTGGGTTTGAAAAGTGTGGAGTGTGTTCGTCTATTAACACTTCATCATCTTGCTTTCCCT GTTGACACAAATGTTGGAAGAATAGCTGTCCGGCTAGGATGGGTCCCTCTCCAACCGTTACCCGAGTCACTTCAATTACACCTTCTAGAACT GTATCCAGTGCTGGAGTccattcaaaaatatttatggCCAAGATTATGCAAACTCAATCAACGAACACT GTATGAACTACACTACCAGTTGATCACATTTGGAAAG GTATTCTGCACAAAGAGCAAGCCAAATTGTAATGCATGTCCTATGAGAGGAGAGTGCAAACACTTCGCAAGTGCTTTTGCAAG TGCAGTGCCCGACTTGCTCTGCCAGCACCAGATGAAAAGGGCATTGTGA